The Triticum urartu cultivar G1812 chromosome 5, Tu2.1, whole genome shotgun sequence genome contains the following window.
atgaccaatctttggataattccttgaaaaagCACTTTccatctcataaactccttgaaaccaacacatggacttcaagacaatCCTATGGACAAATGCTTCAAATATAATTCAAGGCAAccgttagtccatagagattgtcatcaattaccaaaaccacacatgggggcaccgcatgtcctttcaatacatgcgatgttacttggtgaacttaccatctactctctttttctgttgcaagatggaggttaccagaagcgtagtcttcgataggactagctatccccctcttattccggcattctgcagttcagtccacatatgttaccccttttccatttgataccaatgcatacatatgtagtgtagctccttacttgcgagtactttggatgagtactcacggttgctttgatcccccttttcccccttcctatacccgattgctgtgaccagacttggagtccaggagccagacgccactgtcgatgatgactgctactactcgggaggtgcctactactacgttcAGGCCGCTGACAACGACCAGTAGTAgattaggaggatcccaggcaggaggcctgcgcctctttcgatctgtatcccagtttgtgctagccttcttaaggcaaacttgtttaacttatatctgtactcagatattgttgcttccgctgactcgtctatgatcgagctcttgtatttgagccctcgaggcccctggcttgtaatatgatgcttgtatgacttatttttatttgtagagttgtgttgtgatatcttcccgtgagtccctgatcttgatcgtacacgtttgcgtgtctgattgtgtatgattgaatcgggggcgtcataTTACTccgacttgtgccttgaactgcatggtttgcagccaatgtctattactcttttcaattttatacacaattgtcttagcgtatcattgcaccttacaaggtttaaaagagaggagtgatgttcctttgatattgacctgtaatctagttccgtgctggacttgcccacacaacgttacaattgcctaTTTGTCTAAtgtcagttgttttgtgatatgaatgatgtcatactatgcccACTGgttgtagttaacatgggcctcctacgggccttagaaacaatgggccttctacgtggcgtagaaacaatgggccttatatgggtcgtagacacaatgggccttctatgggccgtatcatcaatgggccttctacgggccgtatgatcggttggccaaacatgggccaataacagaccacattatggccgtaaaatgggctagagttgaaatcgttcatgggccgaccataacgggctgtattttgatgacgctatgaaaacgacccaacgtattaatgggccacaaacgggccgactgtaaccacgggctgaatttggcccacaagcagaaaatgacagtaacgggccgtaagtaaacgaatgtggaaatgagcccaagaataaatgggccccgagaaggccgaaagataacatgggctagaaacggcccaacggaataatggacCGTTAATGGGCATAAAGTGATACACTgctcattacgggccagtttcaccaagtgccgttaatgggtataaagtgatacaatgttcattacgggccagttttaccatgggccattaatgggccgagagtaataagggcctcatatgggccgaaagacatcatggacCATACATGGGCTCGAAGTTAAAACGGgatggaattatattggacggcccagatgacgctactgggcctaattcagataggccgtaaacgggccctgggttagcgggctataaatgggctatatgcgaacatgccattAACAAGCTTgtcatgggccggcccgccaccttttgaccaagtcaaacgggtcggccttttcacaggaatgggcctttgttgggccgtgccacgtgtcgacgtatcataggcgctttcgGTCCAAtaagtggatgacatctgtcccaacggtgagccgacacgtgtttcctccagccaatgatgatttcacacatggaaaatccccattggtcggggctgttaacgagttatcggatccaaaaccggacccgatagcttaacagcattccgttacggtggatgccacgtgtcggtcacccttgatgaaagcacttctatgacacgcgatttatcgtcatggaagtggacacttccatgatgataattttggtaatgtcatggaacacttctacgacagcacatgtatgactatcttgattctgtcataaatttgttatggatgtacatgcatgacagaaaacgtgacctactgtgacaaacacgtatcatcacggaagtgtaattttttttgtagtgtaagtctgtccgaatcatgttagcaattgccacattttatgaaatctggaaaagggatgtcaaaattgcattccttaatggatttcttaaagaagagttgtatatgatgcaagaagaaggttttgttaatcctaaaggtgctaacaaagtgtgcaagctccagcgatccatctatggactggtgtaagcatctcggagttggaatatatactttgataaagtgatcaaagcatatggttttatacagacttgcagtgaagcatgtatttacaagaaagtgagtgggagcactacagcatttctgacaagtatatgtgaatgacatattgttgatcggaaataatgtagaattttctggaaagcataaaggagtgtttgaaaagagtttttcaaagaaagacctcgatgaagatacttacatattgagcatcaagatctatagagatagatcaagacgcttgatatattttcaatgagtacataccttgacaagattttgaagtagttcaaaacaGAAAagccaaagaaggagttcttgcttgtgttacaaggtgtgaagttgagtaaagactcaaaacccgactacggcagaaaatagaaagagaatgaaaagtcattccctatgcctcagtcataggttctataaactatgctatgttgtgtaccagacctattatgTACCCCACCATAAGTTTgacaagagggtacaatagtgatccag
Protein-coding sequences here:
- the LOC125506460 gene encoding uncharacterized protein LOC125506460, which gives rise to MPRSLAIVLVFTHGRRITPSFATPTGHPGGLDHVHEPPHPETDADTLVIDYIDNEPSFLPEQPDLESRSQTPLSMMTATTREVPTTTFRPLTTTSSRLGGSQAGGLRLFRSVSQFVLAFLRQTCLTYICTQILLLPLTRL